GCCAGTCGTCGATCGTCGCCGGCTTCGGCAGATGCGGAAGGTAGCCGCGTTCAAGCTTGAGATTTCCGTCGTGCGCCTTCTGATGCACGAGCATCTGAGTGCCGTAGGCGTCGAGCGGTGAGTCATGGACGGCGTCGGTGAGGGTCGTCCACGCCGGCGGCCCCTGGAAGCCGAATTCGGCGACGAAGCGCGGCGTCCAGTCACGGTAGGCGGCATAGTCCTTCGTGTTCCAGACATCCCAGATGTGCACGGTGCCGTGGGTGTCGAGGTTCGGGCTGACGTAGGACGAGAACGAGTACGGACTTCCCGGCGCATAGAAGCGTGTCGGATCGAGCTCAGCCAGGATTCCGGGCAGCAGGCGTCGGTAATAGCCCTCTCCCCAGGTCAGGCCCTCGACCTTCTGCCGCCATCCCGGCCACTCGGCATAGGCGACGATGTTCTCGTTGTTGCCGTTCCAGATGACGAGCGACGGATGCGGCGACAGACGGGTGACCGCTTCCCTGGCCTCTGCCTCCACTTCGCCAGCGAGCCACGACTCCTCGGCGTATCCGGCACACGCGAAGAGGAAGTCCTGCCAGACGAGTACTCCCTGCTCGTCGCAGAGATCGTAGAAGTCGTCGCTCTCGTAGATGCCGCCGCCCCAGACGCGCAGCAGGTTCATGTTCGCATCGACCGCGTCACCGATGCGGCGCGCGTAGCGGTCTCGATCAACCTCGGTGAGGAAGGCGTGGTCCGGAATCCAGTTCGCGCCGCGGATCTGGACGATCCGCTCATTCACGTACACCGCGAAAGGACTGCCCTGCTCATCCGGTGCGACGTCGACACGAACCGTCCGGAACCCGACGCGTCCGTTCCACGCTTCGTCCCGCAGCCCTGTCCCCACCAGGCGCACGGCCACGTCGTAGAGCGGCTGCGCGCCATGGCTGCGCGGCCACCACAGTTCGGCGTCCGGCACCTCCACGCGCACGTGCGCTGAAGCCTCGCCCGCCGCGACATCTGCGGTCGCGATGCGCCCCGCGATCTCGACCTCGAGGCGCAGTGGTCCGGCGCTCAGAGCATCGGCGCGATCGATCACCACATGAGCGTTGAGGATTCCGGTGGTTCCGTCGACGTCGACGAGGGGTCTCACCGATGCGATCCGCGCGACCGACCAGGTCTCGATGCGAATCGGCTTCCAGATGCCGCTCGTCGCGACATCGATCCCCCAGTCCCAGCCGAAGCTGCTCGCCGTCTTGCGCAAGGCGTTGTAAGGGTGATGATTCACGTGCGGACGCGCCCCGTGTTCTTCGGAGCGTGCGTGCGCTGCCGGCACTGGGGCGGCGAAATCGATGCGCAGAGCATTCTCCCCTGCGATCAGGGCCCTGCCGATATCGAAACGGTAGGACCGATGCTGGTTCTCCGTACGCCCGACCTCGACGCCGTTGAGCGTGATCGTGGCGAGAGTGTCGAGACCCTCTGCGACGAGTTCCTGTCGTTCGGTTCCGTCGTCGTGCCATCGGAAGGTGGTCTCGAATCGCCAATCGACGTCG
The DNA window shown above is from Microbacterium murale and carries:
- a CDS encoding glycoside hydrolase family 2 protein, whose protein sequence is MTVIQLSESWVVTAIGGPAPAEIINRPIPADVPGSVHLDLLRAGLIAPPFDGANESDQQWIGDVDWRFETTFRWHDDGTERQELVAEGLDTLATITLNGVEVGRTENQHRSYRFDIGRALIAGENALRIDFAAPVPAAHARSEEHGARPHVNHHPYNALRKTASSFGWDWGIDVATSGIWKPIRIETWSVARIASVRPLVDVDGTTGILNAHVVIDRADALSAGPLRLEVEIAGRIATADVAAGEASAHVRVEVPDAELWWPRSHGAQPLYDVAVRLVGTGLRDEAWNGRVGFRTVRVDVAPDEQGSPFAVYVNERIVQIRGANWIPDHAFLTEVDRDRYARRIGDAVDANMNLLRVWGGGIYESDDFYDLCDEQGVLVWQDFLFACAGYAEESWLAGEVEAEAREAVTRLSPHPSLVIWNGNNENIVAYAEWPGWRQKVEGLTWGEGYYRRLLPGILAELDPTRFYAPGSPYSFSSYVSPNLDTHGTVHIWDVWNTKDYAAYRDWTPRFVAEFGFQGPPAWTTLTDAVHDSPLDAYGTQMLVHQKAHDGNLKLERGYLPHLPKPATIDDWHWATQLNQAAAVRFGISHFRSLAPYNTGSIVWQLNDDWPVISWAAVDFEGRRKPLWYALRAVYEPRLVTIQPRDGELAAILLNDTDEAWSGEVIARRVDFDGTVRAEVRVPATVEGRGAVTIPIAAQLQTPDDAKREVLVVEAGGIGRAVHDFVEVVEQSLDPAPFGIEAARVADSVRVRVTARSYARDTFVLADRGHVDAIVDSGLITLLPGEAHDFLVTGVPADVDPTVFAGPLVLRHAGDLRTAGD